The following proteins are encoded in a genomic region of Mycolicibacterium rutilum:
- a CDS encoding SixA phosphatase family protein, translated as MSERTLLLLRHAKSDYPTGVADHDRPLAPRGVREAGLAGDWLRAHIPQIDAVLCSTATRTRETLARTRVAAPVAYLDRLYDAAPGTVIDEINGAQRHFDGDVRTLLVIGHEPAMSAVALGLATAEHSNSVAAEDISMKFPTSAIAVLRADTPWESWALDGAALVAFHVAR; from the coding sequence GTGAGCGAGCGCACGCTGCTGCTGTTGCGGCACGCCAAATCGGACTACCCGACCGGCGTCGCCGACCACGACCGTCCGCTGGCGCCGCGCGGGGTGCGCGAGGCGGGGTTGGCCGGCGACTGGCTGCGCGCACACATCCCGCAGATCGACGCGGTGCTGTGCTCGACGGCGACCCGCACCCGCGAGACGCTCGCCCGCACCCGCGTCGCCGCGCCCGTCGCGTACCTCGACCGCCTCTACGACGCCGCGCCTGGCACGGTGATCGACGAGATCAACGGCGCGCAGCGGCACTTCGACGGCGACGTCCGGACGCTACTGGTGATCGGCCACGAGCCGGCGATGTCGGCGGTGGCGCTCGGTCTGGCCACCGCGGAGCACAGCAACAGCGTTGCCGCCGAAGACATCTCGATGAAGTTTCCGACGTCGGCGATCGCGGTGCTGCGCGCCGACACGCCGTGGGAGAGTTGGGCACTCGACGGTGCCGCGCTGGTCGCCTTCCACGTGGCGCGCTAG
- a CDS encoding metallophosphoesterase family protein, with product MRFVHTADWQLGMTRYFLNGEAQPRYSAARRDAVAKLGEVAAEAGAEFVVVAGDVFEHNQLAPREISQSLEAMRGIGVPVYLLPGNHDPLDASSVYTSALFTAERPDNVTVLDRPGVYAVRPGIELVAAPWTSKAPSSDPVAGVLADLPADGTTRVVVGHGAVDIHVPDKDRPSLIRLAALEAAIARGVVHYVALGDKHSRMQVGGTGRVWYSGSPEVTNYDDIETDPGHVLIVDVDEADPAHPVRVEPKSVGRWRFVTLRRPVDDSRDIADLDLNLDLMPDKERTVVRLVLTGSLTVTDKAALDVCLDRYARLFAALRVDEKQTDIAVLPADGEFDDLGIGGFAATAVDELVATARTDGAEADDARAALALLLRLADRGVA from the coding sequence ATGCGATTCGTGCACACCGCCGACTGGCAACTCGGCATGACCCGCTACTTCCTCAATGGTGAGGCGCAGCCACGATATTCGGCCGCGCGCCGGGACGCGGTGGCCAAGCTCGGCGAGGTCGCAGCCGAGGCGGGCGCCGAGTTCGTCGTCGTCGCCGGCGACGTCTTCGAGCACAACCAACTCGCGCCGCGCGAAATCAGCCAGTCACTGGAGGCCATGCGCGGCATCGGGGTTCCGGTGTATCTGCTGCCGGGCAACCATGATCCGCTCGACGCGTCGTCGGTGTACACCAGCGCGCTGTTCACCGCGGAGCGCCCCGACAACGTGACGGTGCTCGACCGTCCCGGCGTGTACGCGGTGCGCCCCGGGATCGAACTGGTCGCGGCGCCGTGGACGTCGAAGGCGCCGTCGTCGGACCCGGTCGCCGGTGTGCTCGCCGACCTGCCTGCCGACGGCACCACCCGCGTCGTGGTCGGCCACGGCGCGGTGGACATTCACGTACCCGACAAGGACCGGCCGTCGCTGATCCGGCTCGCGGCGCTGGAGGCCGCGATCGCCCGCGGCGTCGTGCACTATGTGGCCTTGGGCGACAAGCACTCCCGCATGCAGGTCGGCGGGACTGGACGGGTGTGGTATTCCGGCTCGCCGGAAGTCACCAACTACGACGACATCGAGACCGACCCCGGTCACGTGCTGATCGTCGACGTCGACGAGGCGGACCCGGCGCACCCGGTCCGCGTCGAGCCGAAGTCCGTGGGCCGCTGGCGGTTCGTGACGCTGCGCCGCCCGGTCGACGACAGCCGCGACATCGCCGACCTCGACCTCAATCTCGACCTGATGCCGGACAAGGAACGCACGGTCGTGCGTCTCGTGCTGACCGGATCGCTGACGGTCACCGACAAGGCCGCGCTGGATGTCTGCCTGGACCGGTATGCGCGGCTGTTCGCGGCGCTGCGGGTGGACGAGAAGCAGACCGACATCGCGGTGCTGCCGGCCGACGGCGAGTTCGACGACCTCGGCATCGGCGGGTTCGCCGCGACCGCCGTCGACGAGTTGGTCGCCACCGCGCGCACCGACGGCGCCGAGGCCGACGACGCCCGCGCGGCGCTGGCGTTGTTGTTGCGGCTGGCGGATCGGGGTGTCGCATGA
- a CDS encoding AAA family ATPase, with the protein MKLHRMVLTNYRGITHREIEFPDHGVVVVSGANEIGKSSMIEALDLLLQAKDRSSKKEVKEVKPTHADVGAEVTAEISTGPYRFVYRKRFHKRCETELTVLAPHREQLTGDEAHERVLTMLDETVDTCLWQAQRVLQSSPTAVVDLSGCDALSRALDVAAGEAVTLSGAEPLIIDRVEEEYLRYFTRTGRATGEWAAANTRLRAAEEAVAEAAAAVAQVDEAVRRHAALTEELAEVAAQREAAAAALETASAAAEAVAAVRRQLKEAELVAVAAQANQDTSRAAVEERRRLRADIETRAAAIEELDAAAAAAAEEHATAAEVAEAAEAAAEQARKVLEDSQTRVEAARHTVQQLADRDEADRIAARLAKIDATDRDLARADGELATITLTADGMRAIETTSAAVDVAQGQVEFAAARLELIATADVEVRVGDETVTLAAGQTWSKNVSAATDIELPQLLTARLVPGTPASDMQAKLDAAQEALASELRRCGVADVVAARELDQRRRELVAQRDRLRATSEALTGDESADRLRARLAELTEAQPLAAELFGADADTARADLQAATAAQKQAIADCETHRKVAEAAGRRLTERQTQVTVLREKRAGATTELTQARERLEAQRAAVSDDELTVKAQAHADEAARASAVVTALSEELARTAPDAVAAALGEAQRRADALAVRHREKAEALRDVGTQLTVYGTEGRKGRLDEAETEREHALAEYGRVQRRARAAELLRSVLTRHRDATRMRYVEPFRGEVQRLGRLVFGESFEVEVDSSLRICSRTLAGRTVPYESLSGGAKEQLGIVARLASAALVAKEDSVPVVIDDALGFTDPDRLVKMGSVFNAVGGDGQVIVLTCSPQRYAAVDDAHHIELVG; encoded by the coding sequence ATGAAGCTGCACCGGATGGTGCTGACCAACTACCGCGGCATCACGCATCGCGAGATCGAATTCCCCGACCACGGCGTCGTGGTGGTCAGCGGTGCCAACGAGATCGGCAAGTCCTCGATGATCGAGGCGCTCGACCTGCTGCTGCAGGCCAAGGACCGGTCGTCGAAGAAGGAGGTCAAGGAGGTCAAGCCGACGCACGCCGACGTGGGTGCCGAGGTGACCGCCGAGATCTCTACGGGCCCATACCGATTCGTGTACCGCAAGCGGTTCCACAAGCGCTGCGAGACGGAGCTGACGGTGCTGGCGCCGCACCGTGAGCAGCTGACCGGCGACGAGGCGCACGAGCGGGTCCTGACGATGCTCGACGAGACCGTCGACACCTGCCTGTGGCAGGCGCAGCGGGTGCTGCAGTCGTCGCCGACCGCGGTGGTCGACCTGTCCGGTTGCGACGCCCTCTCGCGGGCACTCGACGTGGCCGCCGGTGAGGCCGTCACGCTGTCGGGCGCCGAACCGCTGATCATCGACCGCGTCGAGGAGGAGTACCTGCGGTACTTCACCCGTACCGGCAGGGCGACGGGCGAATGGGCCGCCGCGAACACCCGGTTGCGGGCCGCCGAGGAAGCGGTTGCCGAGGCGGCAGCCGCGGTCGCGCAGGTCGACGAGGCGGTGCGCAGGCACGCCGCGCTGACCGAGGAACTGGCCGAGGTGGCCGCGCAGCGCGAAGCGGCCGCCGCCGCGCTCGAAACCGCTTCGGCGGCAGCGGAAGCGGTGGCCGCCGTGCGTCGCCAGCTCAAGGAAGCCGAACTGGTGGCGGTGGCCGCGCAGGCCAACCAGGACACGTCGCGTGCCGCCGTCGAGGAGCGCCGCCGGTTGCGCGCCGACATCGAGACCCGGGCTGCGGCCATCGAGGAACTCGACGCCGCGGCCGCCGCCGCCGCTGAGGAGCACGCCACCGCCGCCGAGGTGGCCGAGGCCGCCGAAGCCGCAGCCGAGCAGGCGCGAAAAGTGCTCGAGGACAGCCAGACCCGTGTCGAGGCGGCCCGCCACACGGTTCAGCAGTTGGCCGACCGCGACGAGGCCGACCGGATCGCGGCGCGGCTGGCGAAGATCGACGCGACCGACCGGGATCTGGCCCGAGCCGACGGTGAGCTCGCGACGATCACGCTGACCGCCGACGGCATGCGGGCCATCGAGACGACGAGTGCCGCGGTCGATGTCGCGCAGGGGCAGGTGGAATTCGCCGCGGCTCGGCTCGAGCTGATCGCGACCGCCGATGTCGAGGTCCGGGTCGGTGACGAGACCGTCACGCTGGCGGCGGGTCAGACGTGGTCCAAGAACGTCAGCGCCGCAACCGATATCGAGCTCCCGCAGCTGCTGACGGCGCGGCTGGTGCCCGGGACGCCGGCGTCCGACATGCAGGCCAAGCTGGATGCGGCGCAGGAGGCACTGGCGTCGGAGCTTCGCCGGTGCGGCGTCGCCGACGTGGTCGCGGCCCGGGAACTCGACCAGCGGCGCCGCGAGCTGGTGGCGCAGCGGGACCGGCTGCGGGCGACCAGCGAGGCGCTGACGGGCGACGAGTCCGCCGACCGGCTCCGCGCGCGGCTGGCGGAACTGACGGAGGCGCAGCCGCTGGCGGCCGAGTTGTTCGGCGCCGACGCCGACACCGCGCGCGCGGATCTGCAAGCCGCGACGGCCGCCCAGAAGCAGGCGATCGCCGACTGCGAGACGCACCGCAAGGTCGCCGAGGCCGCCGGCAGGCGGCTGACCGAGCGGCAGACCCAGGTGACGGTGCTGCGCGAAAAGCGTGCGGGCGCAACGACCGAACTGACACAGGCACGCGAGCGGCTCGAGGCGCAGCGGGCGGCGGTCAGCGATGACGAGCTGACGGTGAAGGCGCAGGCACACGCCGACGAGGCGGCCCGCGCGAGTGCAGTGGTCACCGCGCTGAGCGAGGAACTGGCCCGCACCGCGCCCGACGCGGTCGCCGCGGCGCTGGGGGAGGCCCAACGCCGGGCGGACGCGCTGGCGGTTCGACACCGCGAGAAGGCCGAGGCGCTGCGCGACGTGGGCACCCAGCTGACGGTGTATGGCACCGAGGGGCGCAAGGGCAGGCTCGACGAGGCCGAGACCGAGCGCGAGCACGCGCTCGCCGAGTACGGGCGCGTGCAGCGCAGGGCCCGGGCGGCTGAGCTGTTGCGGTCGGTGCTCACCCGGCACCGCGACGCCACCCGGATGCGCTACGTCGAACCGTTCCGCGGTGAGGTGCAGCGGTTGGGCCGATTGGTCTTCGGTGAGAGCTTCGAGGTCGAGGTGGACAGCTCGCTGCGGATCTGCAGCCGCACGCTCGCGGGGCGCACGGTGCCCTACGAGTCGCTGTCGGGCGGCGCCAAGGAGCAACTCGGCATCGTCGCGCGGCTGGCCAGCGCTGCGCTGGTGGCCAAGGAGGACAGCGTGCCGGTGGTCATCGACGACGCGCTCGGGTTCACCGACCCCGATCGGCTGGTCAAGATGGGGTCGGTGTTCAACGCGGTCGGCGGCGACGGACAGGTGATCGTGTTGACGTGCAGCCCGCAGCGCTACGCGGCCGTGGACGACGCGCACCACATCGAGCTGGTCGGCTGA